The genomic DNA ATGCCGCTCCTCGCCGACCGCTACCACCTGGTGGCTCCCGACCACCTGGGCTTCGGCCGCTCGTCGGCGCCGGCCGCCACGGAGTTCCCGTACACGTTCGCCGGACTGGCCGAGATCACGGACGAGTTCACCGAACAGCTCGGCCTGAAGGAGTACGCGCTCTACATCCAGGACTACGGCGCCCCGATCGGCCTGCGGCTCGCGCTCGCGCACCCCGAGCGGGTGACGGCGATCATCACCCAGAACGGCAACGCGTACGAGGACGGGCTGGGCGCCGAGGCCTGGGCACCCGTCCTCGCCCTGATCGCGGAGCGCACACCCGCGACCGAGGAGCCCGTCCGCGCGCTCAGTGGCCCCGAGGGCATCAAGTGGCAGTACCTGCACGGCGTCCCGGACCCCACGCTGGTCAGCCCGGACGCGTACGAACACGACGCGGCGCTGATGGCCCGCCCCGGTCAGTCCGAGATCCAGCTCGACCTGATCTCCGACTACGGCTCCAACTTCGCCCTCTATCCGGCGTTCCAGGAGTACTTCCGCACCAGCCAGGTCCCGCTCCTCGCGGTGTGGGGCGGCCACGACGAGATCTTCGTCCCGGCGGGCGCCCTCGCCTTCCAGCGCGACCTCCCGACGGCCGAGATCCACCTCCTGCCCACCGGCCACTTCGCCCTGGAGACACACGCGGGCCAGGTCGCCGCCCTGATGGACGACTTCCTGGCCCGGCGGGTGTGACTGGACGTCAGCCCATGTGCGGGTACGTGTAGTCGGTCGGCGGGACCAGCGTCTCCTTGATGGCGCGGGTCAGCGTCCAGCGCATCAGGTTCTGCGGGGCGCCCGCCTTGTCGTTCGTGCCCGAGGCACGGCCGCCGCCGAAGGGCTGCTGGCCGACGACGGCGCCGGTCGACTTGTCGTTGATGTAGAAGTTGCCCGCGGCGTAGCGGAGCTTGTCCATCGTGTACGCGGCCGCCGCACGGTCGTTGGAGACGACCGCACCCGTCAGCGCGTAGTCCGAGGCCGACTCCATCTGGGTCAGCATCTCGTCGTACGCGTCGTCCTCGTAGACGTGCACGGCGAGGAACGGGCCGAAGTACTCGGTCTTGAAGACCTCGTTCTCCGGGTCCGAGCACTCGACGACCGTCGGGCGCACGAAGTAGCCGACCGAGTCGTCGTACTCGCCGCCCGCCACGATCGTGCAGGTCGGGTCCGACTTGGCGCGGTCGATGGCCGCCTTGTTCTTGGCGAACGAGCGCTCGTCGATGACCGCGCCGACGAAGTTCGACAGGTCGGTGACGTCACCCATGGTCAGGTAGTCGACCTCGGCCGCGAACTCCTCCTTGAAGCCGGAGTTCCAGATGGAGGCCGGAAGGTAGGCGCGGGAGGTCGCGGAGCACTTCTGGCCCTGGTACTCGAAGGCACCGCGGGTCAGGGCGGTCTTCAGGACCGCGCGGTCGGCGCTCGGGTGCGCGACCAGGAAGTCCTTGCCGCCGGTCTCGCCGACCAGGCGCGGGTACGAGCGGTACTTCTCGATGTTGTTGCCGACCGTCTTCCACAGGTACTGGAAGGTCTTGGTCGAACCCGTGAAGTGGATGCCCGCGAGATCGCGGTGCTCCAGGGCGACCTTGGAGACCTCGATGCCGTCACCGGTGACGAGGTTGATGACGCCCTTGGGCAGGCCCGCCTCCTCCAGGAGCCGCATCAGCAGCACGGCGGCGTGGGTCTGCGTCGGGGACGGCTTCCACACGACCACGTTGCCCATGAGCGCCGGAGCCGTCGGCAGGTTGCCCGCGATCGCCGAGAAGTTGAACGGGGTGATCGCGTAGACGAAGCCCTCGAGCGGGCGGTGGTCGAGGCGGTTCCAGACGCCCGGCGAGTTGGCCGGGGGCTGCTCGGCGAGCAGGTCGCGGGCGTACTTGACGTTGAAGCGCCAGAAGTCGACCAGTTCGCACGGACAGTCGATCTCGGCCTGCTGGGCGGTCTTCGACTGGCCGAGCATGGTGGAGGCGGCGAGGGTCTCGCGCCACGGGCCGGACAGCAGCTCGGCGGCGCGCAGGATGATCGCGGCGCGGTCGTCGAAGGACATCGCGCGCCAGGCCGGGGCGGCGGCCAGCGCGGCGTCGATCGCGTCCTGCGCGTCCTGCTGCGTGGCGTGCGCGCCGGTGCCGATGACGGCCTTGTGGTTGTGCGGCTGCACCACCTCGAAGCGCTCACCGCCGCCGAGCCGCTTCTCGCCGCCGATGGTCATCGGCAGCTCGATCGGGTTCTCGGCCAGCTCCTTGAGCTTGGCCTCCAGACGGGCGCGCTCGGGCGAGCCGGGGGCATAGCCGTGCACCGGCTCATTGACGGGGGTGGGGACCTGGGTCACAGCATCCATGGGTTCCGTAACTCCTAACTGAGCGGGTGGGTCAGCCCTTGGTGAGAATCGAGCGGGCACTGTGCTGTTCCGGGGGACGCAGCACCTGACAGTGGCTGCGCCACGGGCCGGACTCCCGGCAGCGCGTCCGGGTGATCGTCATCTCTCAACCTCGGGTCAGCATGCTGCGGGCGAAAAAGCGCAGGTTGGCCGGCTTCTCCGCGAGGCGGCGCATGAAGTAGCCGTACCAGTCGGTGCCGTACGCCGTGTACACCCGCATCCGGTGGCCCTCGGCTGCCAGGCGCAGGTGCTCCTCGCCGCGGATGCCGTACAGCATCTGGAACTCGTACTCGTCGAGCTTGCGTCCGGCGCGGCGGGCCAGCTCCTGGGCGATGGAGATGAGGCGCGGGTCGTGGGACCCGATCATCGGGTACCCCTCACCCTCCATGAGGATCCTCAGGACACGGACGTACGCCTTGTCGATCTCGGACTTCTGCTGGTACGCGACCTCGGCGGGCTCCTTGTACGCCCCCTTCACGATACGCACCCGGCTGCCGTTCGCGGCGAGGCGGCGGGCGTCGGCCTCGGTACGGAAGAGGTACGCCTGGATGACGCAGCCGGTCCCCGGGAAGTCCTTGCGGAGCTCCTCGTGGATGGCGAACATCGAGTCGAGGGTGGTGTGGTCCTCCGCGTCCAGCGTGACGGTCGTGCCGATGGCGGCGGCGGCCTCGACGACCGGGCGGACATTGGCGAGGGCCAGCTCGTGACCGCCGTCCAGCGCCTGCCCGAACATCGACAGCTTGACGGACATCTCGGCCTGGGTGCCGAGGTCCAGCTCCTTGAGGCGGCCGATCAGTTCGAGGTACGCGTCCCGGGCGGCGTACGCCTGCTCGCGGGTGGTGATGTCCTCGCCGACGACGTCGAGGGTGACCTCGAGCCCCTTGGCGGCGGAGTCCTGGACGACCGGCACCACTTGGTCGACGCTCTCGCCGGCGATGAAGCGGGCGACCACCTGCTTGGTGCCGGGGGCCGCCGACACGAAGCGGCGCATGCGGTCGCTGCGCGACGCGGCGAGAATCACGGGACCCAGCACGGGGCACCTCCAGAACAAGCGTGACCAAGAGGCCGTCACCCGACCATTCGGGTACGGCCCGGAGAACCACCGTGAAACCTAAGGATCTCTCCGATGGTCTGCCATCGACAGCTGTCACGCATCCGTGCCCTGGATCTCAGACATTTGTATGAGGGCGCTCGGGAAATGCGGGAGAATGCCCGAGTGAAGGCCGATTACAAGGGTGACTACCAGGAGCTGGTCGACGAGATCTCGGCGCTCCTGGGCGCCCCCGCGACGCTGGAGAACCGGGACTTCGAACTGATCGCCTTCGCCGCCTACGACAGTGACGGCGACGGCGGCTTCGACGAGGCGACCCTGGACCCGGTCCGCACCCGTTCGATCCTCACGCGCCGCTCGACCCCGGCGGTGCGGAAGTGGTTCGAGGGCTTCGGTATCGCGCAGGCGGCCGGCCCGGTCCGGATCCCGCCGACCCCGGAGGCGGGGGTCCACCGGGGCCGCGTCTGTCTGCCGGTACGCCATCGGGGGGTGGTGCTGGGCTATGTGTGGCTGCTGGACACCGATCCGGGGCCGTCCACGGAGCAGCTGGCCGCCGCCATGGAGGTCGCCGCCCGTATCGGCGCGCTCCTCGGCGACGAGGCGCAGGCGGGCGCGGACCTGACCCGTGAACTGCGGGCGGTGCTCACCGCGGAGCGCGGCTGGCAGCGGGACATGGCGGTCGCGGAGCTGCGTACGGCCCTCGGTCCGCGCGGCGACAGCCTGCACACGGTGGTCTGCGTGGCCCCCTGGCCCTCCGCCGACCCGGACGACGCGCCTTCGGTGCGTACGGTGCCGGGGGCGACCGCGCTGTGCACGGTGCCGTGGGGGACGACCGCGCAGAGTCTGGCGCTGCTGGTGCGGCTGCGCTCGGCGGACGTCCTGACGCCGGCGCTGACCGCGGCCGCCCGGCTGCTGGAGCGCGCCCGGGGCGGCACAGCGGCGGCGGCCGGGGTCGCGGTCGCCCGCAGCGGGCTCGTCGAACTGGGCACCGCCTGGCAGGAGGCGTCGGCCGCCGCGCGTGCGGTGCTGGCGGAGCCGCGGCTCGGGCCGGTCGCCGAGTGGGCGTCCATCGGCCCGTTCCGGCTGCTGACCGCGCTCCCTCCCAAGGCGGCGCACGACCCCGCCGTACGCACCCTGCTCTCCCCCGCCCACCGCGAACTGGCCCGCACGGCCGAGGTGTACCTGGACTGTGCGGGCCAGGCGGGCCGCACGGCGGCGGAGTTGGGCATCCACCGGCAGACGCTCTACTACCGCCTGTCACGCGTCGAACAGCTCACGGGCCTGGACCTGGACGACGGCGAGGACCGGCTGCTGCTGCACATGGCGTTGAAGGGGGCGCGGCTTTGAGGGCGGGGCGCTAGCGCTCCGCTGTAAGTGCCCGTCGCGGCGCCCGGTCGTCCCCCTCACCCGTTCTCGGGCTCGCCCTCTGCCTCGTCCTCGTCCTCGTACAGACCCTCCAGCCCGCTGACGCACTCCTCGGCGACCGTGACGGCGAACCGCGGGCAGGTCCAGGCCTCCGGGCTGGGGCACTCCTCGGGTGGCGGGAACTCCTCGGGCGCGTAGAAGTGGAGCATGGCGTCGCGGAACTCCTCGTACCGCAGCGGCGGGTGCTCGTCGTCGTGCGCGCAGCGCTCGAGGCGGGGTGCGGCGGCGACGGTACGCAGGGTCGCGAGGACGCCGCGGACCACCGACAGGGGCGGGCTCGGATACGAGATCTCCGTCGCCTGGTGGGCGGCGAGCAGCAGCACCGCACGTTCCCGCCCGTCGGCCCGCTCGTGGCGGCGGGCGGCCCACAGGGCCAGATCGTCGGCGTACTCCTCGTTCCAGCTGTGGTGGGCGAGCCGCTCCACGATCCTCGCGATCTCCAGCCGTCCGTCGGCCCGCAGGTACTCGGCGTCCAGGTGGGAGGTGTCGCGGTTCCCGAAGAGCACCTCGCGCCGCTCGCGCAGCATCGTCAGTGTCCTGTCCGCGACCTCCGCCATGAAGACCGGGCACAGTACGTGCTCCAGCGGAGCGCCCCGCCCCGACTCGGTACGGTCGCGTTCGTACCTGCCGCGCCCACCGGCGCTGCTCAGGCGGACGCCGAGTTCCGCGGCGTCCGGGCCGCTGTCGGGCAGGGTCGCATGCCACTCGTGGGCGCAGGACGCGGCGGCGAAGTGCGGCAACGCCTTCTCGACCGCTTCGGCCAGGTCGTCGAGGACGGATTTCGTACGCACCATTCCGGAGACGGCGTACCAGGTCACCGCCCTGACGACCAGCAGATGTCCGGCGCGGTCCGCCGGTTCCGCGCACGAGAGGTTCGACGCCTGCGAGGAGATCTCGTCGTCGATGTCGGTCCCCGGGTGGGGGTAGCCGTGCAGCAGCGCCGACAGCGTGTCGATGGTGTCCTGGGCCTCGGCCGGCAGACGGGGCGGCACATCTGTGACCGATCCCGGGTCGACGACGTCCAGGGCGATCCGCGCGAATCCGGCGACGTTCGGCGGGCAGAGCCATTCGTCCCGGGGCCGTTGCCCCTCCCGGTCGGCGCGCTCGTCGGCGAGCGGGGCCAGTTGCTCGGTCAGATACGGGTCGTCCTCGGCGTCATGGACCTGGTACGGGTGGGACGCGTGGTCGCACGGCCGGTCGCGCAGCGCCTCGTCGGCGGCCTCCAGCGCGGCGACGGCGGCCGTGGTGACGCCCTCGCCCGGAAGCCAGTTGACGTAGGGGGCCATCACCAGCAGCCCCAGCGTCCACACGTACGCCGCCCCACCGCCGGGGTCGGCGGCGAGGCGGGCCGCGCAGTCGAGGACCGTCCGGTCGTACTGGTCGTTGTAGTAGTCGCGGTGGTTCTCGCGGACTTCGTCCCAGGACCGGGAGAGCTCATCGAGCGACGTGCCGTTCATGTCCATCACGATCTTCACGACGCGCCGCCGGGCACGGGAGTTCCGCCGCGGGTCCGGCGATCCGGTCGTCGTCGGACAGCGGCGAAGCCGGCTGCTCGGTCGTCGGCCGGACAGCGGCGAAGCCGGCTGCTCAGCCCGTCGGCTTGGCGGCCGCCTCGATCACGCGTCGCAGGCCCGCGGTGAGTCCCTCGGCCGTGGACGCGCTGTCGGGATCGAAGAGCCACTGGAGGCACAGTCCGTTGAGCAGCGTCTGGTAGAAGCCGCCGAGCGTCCGCAACGCCTCGTCGTCGACGTCCTCCTCGCGACCGCCCATGAACATGGGGATGAGGCCCCGGCGCCCCTCGTCCTGGGCCTTGACCAGGTGCTCGCGGACCGTGGGAAGCCGGTCGGCGTTGGTGACCACCTCGAAGGTGAGCAGCCAGATCGGGCGGGCCTCGGTGAAGGACCTGATGACGCCCCTCCAGGCTTCCTCGAAGCGTTCGAGGGAACCGGGCTCCCCCGTCGCGGCGCCTTCGTCGAACGCCCCGAACGTGTCGCCGACGTTCGAGATCAGATCGACGTACGCCTCCGCGAGCAACGCGTCCTTGGACCCGTAGTGGTAGCCGATCGAGGCCAGGTTGGTCCCCGACTCCTTCACGATGTCGCGCGCGGTCGTGCGCACGAACCCCTTCTCCACCAGGCAGCGCTTGGCGCCCTCGAGCAGATCCTCACGGTGTCCCATGCCCGCCACCCTACAACCGGGACAGACAAGCGTCCTAGACACATGACTTATACAATTGTTCTAGACAAGCGTTTAAGACGCCCGTATGGTTCCTGGCATGACGAACCCGACGAGCACGACCCCCGCACCCGGCGCACCTGGCACCCGGGCCGGCCGCCGTGAATGGACCGCCCTCTGCGTCCTGATGCTCCCTCTGCTCCTGGTCTCGATGGACGTCTCGGTCCTCTACTTCGCGATCCCCTCGATCACGGCGGACCTGGAGCCGAGCAGCACCCAACAGCTGTGGATCTTCGACATCTACGCGTTCGTGCTCGCCGGCCTGCTGATGACGATGGGCTCGCTGGGCGACCGCATCGGCCGCCGCAAGCTCCTCCTGATCGGCGCCGCGGCCTTCGGCACGGCCTCGCTGGTGGCCGCGTACGCGAACAGCGCCGAGACCCTGATCGCGGCCCGCGCGGTCCTCGGCATCGGCGGCGCGACCCTGATGCCGTCGACGATGGCGATCGTGCGCACGATGTTCACCGACCCCGGGCAGCGGGCGAAGGCCGTCGGCCTGTGGTCGGGTGTCATGACGGCCGGCATCGCGCTCGGCTCGGTGATGAGCGGTGTCCTCGTCGAGTACTTCTGGTGGGGCTCGGTCTTCCTGGTCAACCTGCCGGCGATGGCGCTGCTCCTGGTCCTCGGCCCGATCCTGCTGCCGGAGTCGAAGAACCCGGACCCGGGCCGCTTCGACCTCCTGAGCGTGCCGCTGTCGATGGCGGCCGTACTCCCGGTGATCTACGGGCTCAAGGAGATCCCTTCCGAGGGCTGGCACGCCTCGTACGTGGTGTGCGTGACGGTGGGTCTGCTCTTCGCCGCCCTCTTCGTCCACCGCCAGCGCACGGCCGCGTCGCCCCTGATCTCACCGGCCCTCTTCCGGGCCCACGGCTTCACCCCCGCCATGGTCCTCAACCTCATCTCCTGCTTCGCCATGCTGGGTTCGGCCTTCTTCACCACGCAGTACCTCCAGTCCGTCCTCGGCAACAGCCCGCTCGAGGCGGCCCTGTGGTCACTGCTCCCGTCGGTGCTGATCGGCTTCGCGGCACCCGTGACCACCCAGCTCGTACAGAAGGGCGTGAACCGCGCGTACGTCGTCAGCGCCGGGTTCGTCGTCGCCGCGGGCGGCTACGGGATGCTGGCGCTCGCCGGTACGGACTCGATGTGGCTGGTGCTGGCCGGGGCGGGTGTCCTCGCCTCCGGGATCGTCACCGTGATGTCCCAGATGATGGACCTGGCGATGGGCGCGGCACCGTTGGAGCAGGCGGGCGCGGCCTCTTCGCTGATGGAGACGAGCGCGGAGTTCGGCGGCGCGCTGGGCATGGCGGTCCTGGGTTCCATCGGCACGGCGGTCTACCACCACGAGATCCCGGCCTCGGCCCCGGCTCCCGCCCACGAGACGCTGGGCGCGGCGCTGGCGGTGGCACAGGAGCTGCCGGGCGGCGCGGGCACCGCACTGATCGCGGTCGCGCGGGACGCGTTCACCAGCGGTATGCAGGCGGCGGCGCTCGCCGGGGCGGTACTCCTGCTGGGCGCGGCGTTCCTGGCGACGGCGACGCTGCGGAAGGTGGCCGTGCGCGAGAGCGAGTCCGCGACGCCGGAACAGGTGCCCGCCGCCTGACGGCACCACCGGTGGGCCCGAGCCGGTTCCGGAGGAGCGGCTCGGGCGCACCGGCATGCTCGGGCCCACTCGACGTACTCGGGCCCACTCGACGTACTCGGACCCACCGACGTACTCGGACCCACCGACGTACTCGGGCCCCCCGGCGTAAGGAGCCCGGCCCCGGCCCCGGCGCACCGCCGCCCGTCCGCCCCCAACGCGGCCCGCCCACCCCCACGACCCCGCGTGCCAGGATGGACCCGTGCCGCAGCTCCCGCCTTCCGTCGAGACCCCGTTCATCGGCCGTGCAGCCGAACTCGCCCGCCTCACCGGCGTACTCGACCGCGCCCGCGGCGGCGACCCCCGCGCCGTACTCGTCGCAGGCGACGCCGGCGTGGGCAAGACGCGC from Streptomyces avermitilis MA-4680 = NBRC 14893 includes the following:
- a CDS encoding MFS transporter, which encodes MTNPTSTTPAPGAPGTRAGRREWTALCVLMLPLLLVSMDVSVLYFAIPSITADLEPSSTQQLWIFDIYAFVLAGLLMTMGSLGDRIGRRKLLLIGAAAFGTASLVAAYANSAETLIAARAVLGIGGATLMPSTMAIVRTMFTDPGQRAKAVGLWSGVMTAGIALGSVMSGVLVEYFWWGSVFLVNLPAMALLLVLGPILLPESKNPDPGRFDLLSVPLSMAAVLPVIYGLKEIPSEGWHASYVVCVTVGLLFAALFVHRQRTAASPLISPALFRAHGFTPAMVLNLISCFAMLGSAFFTTQYLQSVLGNSPLEAALWSLLPSVLIGFAAPVTTQLVQKGVNRAYVVSAGFVVAAGGYGMLALAGTDSMWLVLAGAGVLASGIVTVMSQMMDLAMGAAPLEQAGAASSLMETSAEFGGALGMAVLGSIGTAVYHHEIPASAPAPAHETLGAALAVAQELPGGAGTALIAVARDAFTSGMQAAALAGAVLLLGAAFLATATLRKVAVRESESATPEQVPAA
- the pruA gene encoding L-glutamate gamma-semialdehyde dehydrogenase; its protein translation is MDAVTQVPTPVNEPVHGYAPGSPERARLEAKLKELAENPIELPMTIGGEKRLGGGERFEVVQPHNHKAVIGTGAHATQQDAQDAIDAALAAAPAWRAMSFDDRAAIILRAAELLSGPWRETLAASTMLGQSKTAQQAEIDCPCELVDFWRFNVKYARDLLAEQPPANSPGVWNRLDHRPLEGFVYAITPFNFSAIAGNLPTAPALMGNVVVWKPSPTQTHAAVLLMRLLEEAGLPKGVINLVTGDGIEVSKVALEHRDLAGIHFTGSTKTFQYLWKTVGNNIEKYRSYPRLVGETGGKDFLVAHPSADRAVLKTALTRGAFEYQGQKCSATSRAYLPASIWNSGFKEEFAAEVDYLTMGDVTDLSNFVGAVIDERSFAKNKAAIDRAKSDPTCTIVAGGEYDDSVGYFVRPTVVECSDPENEVFKTEYFGPFLAVHVYEDDAYDEMLTQMESASDYALTGAVVSNDRAAAAYTMDKLRYAAGNFYINDKSTGAVVGQQPFGGGRASGTNDKAGAPQNLMRWTLTRAIKETLVPPTDYTYPHMG
- a CDS encoding proline dehydrogenase family protein → MLGPVILAASRSDRMRRFVSAAPGTKQVVARFIAGESVDQVVPVVQDSAAKGLEVTLDVVGEDITTREQAYAARDAYLELIGRLKELDLGTQAEMSVKLSMFGQALDGGHELALANVRPVVEAAAAIGTTVTLDAEDHTTLDSMFAIHEELRKDFPGTGCVIQAYLFRTEADARRLAANGSRVRIVKGAYKEPAEVAYQQKSEIDKAYVRVLRILMEGEGYPMIGSHDPRLISIAQELARRAGRKLDEYEFQMLYGIRGEEHLRLAAEGHRMRVYTAYGTDWYGYFMRRLAEKPANLRFFARSMLTRG
- a CDS encoding PucR family transcriptional regulator, whose protein sequence is MRENARVKADYKGDYQELVDEISALLGAPATLENRDFELIAFAAYDSDGDGGFDEATLDPVRTRSILTRRSTPAVRKWFEGFGIAQAAGPVRIPPTPEAGVHRGRVCLPVRHRGVVLGYVWLLDTDPGPSTEQLAAAMEVAARIGALLGDEAQAGADLTRELRAVLTAERGWQRDMAVAELRTALGPRGDSLHTVVCVAPWPSADPDDAPSVRTVPGATALCTVPWGTTAQSLALLVRLRSADVLTPALTAAARLLERARGGTAAAAGVAVARSGLVELGTAWQEASAAARAVLAEPRLGPVAEWASIGPFRLLTALPPKAAHDPAVRTLLSPAHRELARTAEVYLDCAGQAGRTAAELGIHRQTLYYRLSRVEQLTGLDLDDGEDRLLLHMALKGARL
- a CDS encoding alpha/beta fold hydrolase, with protein sequence MTTHRIHHRTATVRGHEIHYREAGPAGAPVLLLLHGFPTSSHMFRDLMPLLADRYHLVAPDHLGFGRSSAPAATEFPYTFAGLAEITDEFTEQLGLKEYALYIQDYGAPIGLRLALAHPERVTAIITQNGNAYEDGLGAEAWAPVLALIAERTPATEEPVRALSGPEGIKWQYLHGVPDPTLVSPDAYEHDAALMARPGQSEIQLDLISDYGSNFALYPAFQEYFRTSQVPLLAVWGGHDEIFVPAGALAFQRDLPTAEIHLLPTGHFALETHAGQVAALMDDFLARRV
- a CDS encoding TetR/AcrR family transcriptional regulator; its protein translation is MGHREDLLEGAKRCLVEKGFVRTTARDIVKESGTNLASIGYHYGSKDALLAEAYVDLISNVGDTFGAFDEGAATGEPGSLERFEEAWRGVIRSFTEARPIWLLTFEVVTNADRLPTVREHLVKAQDEGRRGLIPMFMGGREEDVDDEALRTLGGFYQTLLNGLCLQWLFDPDSASTAEGLTAGLRRVIEAAAKPTG